The genomic interval CCCCCGCGTGCCCCATCTGCTTGCCGGGCGGTGCGGTGAACCCCGCGACATAGGCCGCGACCGGCGTGTCGGGGATGTGCTCGTGGATCCAGCGGCCGACGCGCTGCTCCTCGGTGCCGCCGATCTCGCCGACGAACACGATCGCCTCGGTGTCGGGGTCGTCTGCGAACCGGGGGATGATGTCCATGAAGTCCGACCCGATGATCGGGTCGCCGCCGATGCCCACACACGTCGAGATCCCGATGCCGGCGGCGTTGAGCTCGTGCATGAGCTGGTAGGTCAAGGTGCCCGAGCGGCTGACCAGGCCCACCTTGCCGGGACGCGTGCTCGACTCCGGGATGAACCCGACGTTGGCCTTGCCCGGGGAGATCAGGCCCGGACAGTTCGGACCGATGAGGACGGGGCGGCCCTCCTTGGCGAACGAGCCGTCCGCCGCGCGCGGGTAGAACGTGTTGTAGACCCGCGCCATGTCGTGGACCGGGATCCCCTCGGTCAGGCACACGATCAGCTCGATGCCCGCCTCGTAGGCCTCCATGATCGCGTCTTTCGCGAACGGGGCCGGCACCAGGATCATCGACGTGTTGATGTCCTCGTGCTCGACGGCCTCGGTCGCGCTGCCGTAGATGGGGCGGTCCAGTTCCTCCCAGGTCTCGCCGCCACGCTTGGGGTGCACGCCCGCCACGATCTTCGTGCCGTACTCGGCGTTGCGCCGCGCATGGAAGGTGCCCTGGTTGCCGATGCCCTGCACCAGCACCCGTGTGTTCTCGTCGATCAGGATGCTCACCTGGTTGCTCCTTCTGGTGTCCAGCCGCTCGCGCTGCCCGGGGCCGGGTCGGGCGTCACGTCTGCGCGGCGAGCTGGACGGCCTTCTCGGCACCGGCGACCATGGTGTCGGCCGTCACGATGCCGGGGTGGTCGGCGTCGTCGAGGATGGCGCGTCCCTCCTCGGCGTTCGTGCCGTCGAGACGTACGACGAGCTTCTGGGGCACGTCGCCGAGGCTGTCGAGCGCGGCGAGGATGCCGTTCGCGACCTCGTCGCACCGCGTGATCCCCCCGAAGATGTTGACCAGCACGCTGCGCACCTGCTCGTCCGACAGCACCAGCGACAGCGACTGGGTCATCTTCTCGGCGTCGGCACCACCCCCCACGTCGAGGAAGTTGGCGGGCTGACCGCCGGCCTGGTTGACCACGTCGAGGGTGGCCATCACCAGTCCCGCGCCGTTGCCGAGCACGCCCACGTCCCCATCGAGCTTCACGTACTGCAGGTCCTGTTCCTTGGCCCTGGCCTCCAGCGGGTCGTCCGTGGTGTCTTCCGACTGCACTGCGAGGCCCTCGTGGCGGAACAGGGCGTTGCCATCGATCGACACCTTGGAGTCCAGCGCGATGACGCGGCCGTCGGCCGTCTTCACCAGTGGGTTGACCTCGAACAGCGTCGCATCCGACGCCACGAACCCCTCGTACAGCGCAACGAGCAGGTCGGCGGCGGGTGCGATGACGTCGTCGGGAAATCCCGCCTGCGTCAGGATGCCGATCGCCCGTTCGCGGTCGATGCCGACCGTCGGGTCGATGTCCTCCTTGAGGACCTTCTCGGGCCGGGTGCGGTTGACCTCTTCGATCTCGACGCCGCCCTCGACGCTGGCGATGACCTTGTACCCCTTGCTGGACCGGTCGTGGAGCAGCGAGAGGTAGTACTCCTCGGCGATGTCGCTGGCGGGCTCGATCAGCACCTTCTCGACAGTGTGGCCGGAGATGTCGAGGCCCAGGATCTGCTCGGCCTGCTCCTGCGCCTCGTCGGCGTCCGCGCAGTACTTGACACCACCCGCCTTGCCGCGCCCGCCCGTGAGCACCTGCGCCTTGACCATGACCGGGACGCCGAAGCGCTCAGCGTGTCCGCGCGCCTCCTCCGGCGTGCGCGCCAGCTCGCCCCGGGGCGTCGTCGGGATGCCGAGCGAGCGGAACAGCTCCTTGCCCTGGTACTCCATCAGGTTCACAGTGATGTCCTTTGGCGTTGCGTGACCGGTCGCGCCCGTGGCGGCACCCACCCGTCGCCATCATGCGCAGGCTGACGCCGCGCGAACCGTGCAGCGGTGTCACCTGACGTCGGCGGGGTCGTCGACGTGCTCGCGGACCCACGCGATGATCTCGTCGGTGCGTGAGCCTGGTGTGAAGATCTCGGCGACACCGCGCCGCTTGAGCTCGGCGATGTCGTCCGCGGGGATGATGCCACCGCCGAACACCACGATGTCGCCGGCATCGCGTTGCTCGAGCAGTTCGACCACGCGCGGGAACAGTGTCATGTGGGCACCGGAGTGGATGGACAGGCCGATGATCTGCACGTCCTCCTGCAGCGCGGCCTCGACGATCTGCTCCGGTGTCTGGTGCAGGCCGGTGTACACGACCTCGAACCCACCGTCGCGCAGTGCACGCGCGACCACCTTGGCCCCGCGGTCGTGACCGTCGAGGCCTGGTTTGGCGACCAGCACCCGGACCGCCACGCGACGTCCTTTCCGACCGACATCGGCCGACGCGCCCGGTACGGCCGGC from Euzebyales bacterium carries:
- the sucD gene encoding succinate--CoA ligase subunit alpha; this translates as MSILIDENTRVLVQGIGNQGTFHARRNAEYGTKIVAGVHPKRGGETWEELDRPIYGSATEAVEHEDINTSMILVPAPFAKDAIMEAYEAGIELIVCLTEGIPVHDMARVYNTFYPRAADGSFAKEGRPVLIGPNCPGLISPGKANVGFIPESSTRPGKVGLVSRSGTLTYQLMHELNAAGIGISTCVGIGGDPIIGSDFMDIIPRFADDPDTEAIVFVGEIGGTEEQRVGRWIHEHIPDTPVAAYVAGFTAPPGKQMGHAGAIVKEGGDGGETAADKKEALTDLGIDVGMNPSETAQLMIARLR
- the sucC gene encoding ADP-forming succinate--CoA ligase subunit beta; amino-acid sequence: MEYQGKELFRSLGIPTTPRGELARTPEEARGHAERFGVPVMVKAQVLTGGRGKAGGVKYCADADEAQEQAEQILGLDISGHTVEKVLIEPASDIAEEYYLSLLHDRSSKGYKVIASVEGGVEIEEVNRTRPEKVLKEDIDPTVGIDRERAIGILTQAGFPDDVIAPAADLLVALYEGFVASDATLFEVNPLVKTADGRVIALDSKVSIDGNALFRHEGLAVQSEDTTDDPLEARAKEQDLQYVKLDGDVGVLGNGAGLVMATLDVVNQAGGQPANFLDVGGGADAEKMTQSLSLVLSDEQVRSVLVNIFGGITRCDEVANGILAALDSLGDVPQKLVVRLDGTNAEEGRAILDDADHPGIVTADTMVAGAEKAVQLAAQT
- a CDS encoding cobalamin B12-binding domain-containing protein encodes the protein MAVRVLVAKPGLDGHDRGAKVVARALRDGGFEVVYTGLHQTPEQIVEAALQEDVQIIGLSIHSGAHMTLFPRVVELLEQRDAGDIVVFGGGIIPADDIAELKRRGVAEIFTPGSRTDEIIAWVREHVDDPADVR